A DNA window from bacterium contains the following coding sequences:
- a CDS encoding T9SS type A sorting domain-containing protein: MKSFLAVFMILGAQNIFATNTPDVLWTKTYGGQYRDKGRAVLQIADGGYIICGYSCSFNVSGYKDVLLIKTDSIGDTLWIKTYGATSHETGYSVKPTMDNGYILCYYNSSSIGLIKTDSSGNEQWNKTYLSGGGTIGDAKQTMDGGYIICSNTNTANSDVVLIKTDSNGDTLWTRTYVNAGTNYGYSVFQTMNNGYIVCSGTANNIWIVRTNVSGDTLWTRIFSGTGYNMQKTTDGGYIICGGLNNNIGLIKIDSSGNEQWSDTLAGSYANSVQQTKDGGYITCGVNGFDAYLVKTDSAGIMQWAKAFNDTAESEWMAVQQTKDNGYILCGYTNPNGVSDVLLMKTGAEVPIEETGGKDFAFPQIKISPNPFFQKAVIKYQLSKKNHVSLIICDITGRIVKTLVNEQKSAGNYTATINEKELRTGIYFVKLISGGYKEAKKLVLLK; the protein is encoded by the coding sequence ATGAAAAGTTTTTTGGCTGTTTTTATGATTTTAGGAGCTCAGAATATATTTGCGACAAATACACCAGATGTATTATGGACAAAAACTTATGGCGGGCAATATAGAGATAAGGGAAGAGCAGTTTTGCAGATTGCAGACGGCGGGTACATAATTTGTGGATACAGTTGCTCTTTTAATGTCTCAGGGTACAAGGATGTCTTGCTTATAAAAACGGATTCTATCGGAGATACATTGTGGATAAAAACTTATGGGGCAACTTCTCACGAAACTGGTTATTCTGTAAAACCTACTATGGACAACGGATATATACTCTGTTATTATAACTCATCTTCCATAGGATTGATAAAAACAGATTCTTCCGGGAATGAACAATGGAATAAGACATACTTAAGCGGTGGGGGAACTATTGGAGATGCTAAGCAAACAATGGACGGGGGATATATAATTTGTAGTAACACTAATACGGCTAATTCAGATGTAGTTCTTATAAAAACAGATTCTAACGGAGATACGTTATGGACAAGAACTTATGTTAACGCTGGGACTAATTATGGTTACTCAGTATTTCAAACTATGAATAATGGGTATATAGTTTGTAGCGGAACTGCTAATAATATTTGGATTGTAAGAACAAATGTTTCAGGAGATACGTTATGGACAAGAATTTTTTCTGGAACAGGTTATAATATGCAAAAAACCACAGACGGCGGGTACATAATTTGTGGAGGTTTGAATAATAATATCGGGCTTATAAAAATAGATAGTTCTGGAAATGAGCAATGGTCTGATACTTTAGCTGGCAGCTATGCTAATTCAGTTCAACAAACTAAAGATGGAGGGTATATAACCTGTGGTGTCAATGGTTTTGATGCGTATTTAGTAAAAACCGATAGTGCAGGTATTATGCAATGGGCAAAGGCTTTCAACGATACGGCTGAAAGCGAATGGATGGCGGTACAACAAACTAAAGATAATGGATATATTCTTTGTGGATATACTAATCCTAATGGAGTATCTGATGTTTTATTGATGAAAACTGGTGCGGAAGTTCCTATTGAAGAGACTGGGGGTAAAGATTTTGCTTTTCCACAAATTAAAATATCTCCGAACCCGTTCTTTCAAAAAGCAGTTATTAAATACCAGCTATCTAAGAAAAACCATGTTTCATTAATAATTTGCGATATTACGGGAAGGATAGTAAAAACCCTTGTAAATGAACAAAAGTCCGCAGGAAATTATACAGCAACTATTAACGAAAAAGAATTAAGAACGGGAATTTATTTTGTAAAACTGATATCCGGCGGGTATAAGGAAGCAAAGAAATTGGTATTGTTAAAATGA